From Thermoleophilia bacterium, the proteins below share one genomic window:
- the ftsE gene encoding cell division ATP-binding protein FtsE produces MVEMRDVVKRYSGEVRGLDGVSLSIRTGEFVFLVGPSGSGKSTFIRLIIRELRPTTGTVIVGGRDLGELRRGKVPYLRRAIGCVFQDFRLLPDRTAAENVAYALQVTGHPTKELRRRVPEILSLVGLDEKFDRLPRELSGGEQQRVSIARALVNHPRLLIADEPTGNLDPDTSLGIMDLLQRINRTGTTVIVATHDRDIVDRMQMRVIALDEGRVVRDEESGGYHEDAGEVNAS; encoded by the coding sequence ATGGTGGAGATGCGGGATGTCGTCAAGCGTTACAGCGGAGAGGTACGCGGCCTCGACGGTGTATCCCTGTCCATTCGCACTGGTGAGTTCGTGTTCCTCGTGGGTCCGTCCGGATCGGGGAAGTCCACCTTTATCCGCTTGATCATCCGTGAACTCCGACCGACCACGGGAACGGTCATCGTCGGTGGCCGCGACCTCGGCGAGTTGCGTCGCGGCAAGGTGCCGTACCTGCGTCGCGCAATCGGATGCGTCTTCCAAGACTTCCGCCTGCTTCCGGATCGCACCGCCGCGGAGAACGTGGCGTACGCCCTGCAGGTGACGGGCCACCCGACGAAGGAGTTACGCCGTCGCGTGCCGGAGATCCTGTCGCTGGTGGGGCTCGACGAGAAGTTCGATCGCCTTCCGCGCGAGCTGTCGGGCGGCGAGCAGCAGCGGGTGTCCATCGCTCGCGCACTCGTGAACCATCCGCGCCTGCTCATCGCCGACGAGCCCACGGGCAACCTCGACCCGGACACGTCGCTCGGCATCATGGACTTGCTCCAGCGCATCAACCGTACGGGGACCACCGTAATCGTGGCCACGCACGACCGGGACATCGTTGATCGCATGCAAATGCGGGTCATCGCTCTCGATGAGGGTCGCGTGGTGCGCGATGAGGAGAGCGGCGGCTACCACGAGGACGCCGGGGAGGTGAACGCATCGTGA